A single Cottoperca gobio chromosome 3, fCotGob3.1, whole genome shotgun sequence DNA region contains:
- the LOC115003842 gene encoding uncharacterized protein LOC115003842: MACKQPVMAHRKRPGTSGGNSMAAPGLASCPTPHPTESCDLKALPPRQRPVRYPKESRDPKPLPRSCKVQYSSPKSQDVGCKHPEVDVNAEVEVKLYSNQADAELENQRPATPSTPEHEHEHKDHVRADFHGGADSLDDDSSSDYINNTSDEEEDYDDGLAEEDEGVTYYIRYCPEDDSYLEGVDSSGQNQNQSQGDCVTTIQPGGVHTDECQEAVEGEGEGEGEVREEEWVEDDGGEGVVRKEWREEEEEAPVGRVG; encoded by the exons ATGGCCTGTAAGCAGCCAGTCATGGCTCATAGGAAGAGGCCGGGGACCAGCGGAGGAAACAGTATGGCTGCCCCAGGCCTCGCCTCCTGTCCCACCCCTCATCCTACAGAGTCATGTGATCTGAAAGCCCTCCCGCCTCGGCAACGCCCAGTCCGCTACCCCAAAGAGTCACGTGATCCCAAACCCCTCCCTCGTTCCTGTAAGGTACAATACTCTTCTCCCAAGTCTCAAGACGTGGGTTGCAAGCATCCAGAAGTGGATGTAAATGCAGAGGTGGAAGTGAAGCTGTACAGCAACCAAGCAGATGCAGAACTGGAGAACCAGCGGCCTGCAACACCCTCCACGCcagaacatgaacatgaacacaaagatCATGTCCGGGCAGACTTCCACGGTGGTGCTGACAGCCTGGATGATGACTCCAGCTCTGACTACATTAACAACACCtcagatgaagaggaagactATGATGATG GGCTGGCAGAGGAGGATGAAGGTGTGACTTACTACATTCGCTACTGCCCAGAGGACGACAGTTACCTGGAAGGTGTGGATAGCAGTGgccaaaaccaaaaccaaagcCAGGGAGACTGTGTCACCACTATACAGCCAGGCGGAGTCCACACTGATGAATGTCAGGAGGCTGtggaaggggagggggagggggagggggaggtgagagaggaagaatgGGTGGAAGATGATGGGGGAGAGGGGGTAGTGAGGAAAgagtggagagaagaggaggaagag GCACCGGTTGGAAGAGTGGGTTGA